AAGGTCACCATGCTATCATTGTCCTCACAGTCTTTATGGAGTAATAAAGAGAGTGGAGGCATTGATAAGACCTTTTCAAATCACACTCTAATACATCAGCAGCAAGCATCTCTACATCATCAGCCCTGCTGGCTTGCCAGTCACCCTCTGCAAGGGTGGTCAGTAAAAAGACAGACCATAACAGATAACCAAGAGCTGttcaaaacaataaactgtAAACTGTCCAAGTAATAAACTTTATTCCCAGAGCTGTCTCTGGAAGCTATTAGTATATACAATGACAAAAGAACATAAGATATGCTTACAAACAAGATGTGTGTGCtaacataaaaaaacccacatgaaACATGGTATCATTTTCTTGATATCTAATCTGACAGTTCTACTGTaataacacattaaaattaGATGACAAAGATTTCTACTTTACAAAATGATACATCACCCTGTTTGTCATTTGGATGATGTCTACTTCATGTGTTCTATACAACCTTTATTGGTTTCCAcaccatcttaaaaaaaataattaaaaaaaattactttgagGGATCTTAAGCAGACAAATGGATAATATTTGCTGCTACAGAATTTGCTATTTTCAAAAACACCAGAAACAAATTTTCTGGAACAAATTTTGTTCagccaaatatttttttaaataaagatttttaattaTAGCACATTTTCCTggcaaaatatcaaaatttaaattaagaaCTTTGCTTATATTCTTGCTGACCCCCCAgtcccccacccaaaaaaaaaaaaaaaacaaaccaaaaaaacccaactaaaaTCTCTCATCATACTCCATATTTGAACATTTTCTTAAGGTTCTACACGTTGTCAAGGAAAATAAATGGTGCATAGATGCATGCACATATAGattctggggaaaaaagcaGTTAAATTTAAAGACAACTTTATATGATTATCTCATACAATAAATGGAGGAGGACAACTGTTGCCTCTGAAAAAGGCAGCCTAACCAAACTGTTACTGAGGAAAATGGGAAGGCAAAAAGACAGACTAGATTGTAGTCTTTATCCTGaaatgcaactttttttttgttttggtttatcAAAGGACACGGAATAAAATCCACCTATATCAGTAGGCACAACATTGGAAGGGATTAAAGAACATGGATTCAAAACTTCAAGTTTCAGATGATTAACAATTATGAAGTACCTTAAAAACATTACTTCTGAGCTACACCAGTACACAGGTACTATAGCaaactgtacattttatgtCTGAAAAACCATCCACCTGCACCTTTACaaaagcatgattttttttgtgtgtgtttgtttgtctacgtgcatttttgtatgtgtatgcacacatgTATTTGAGATAGGGAAGGGGTGTGTGCAAGCATGAAAGCTCAAAAACATGCATTAAACCATAGGTAGTATTTAAACACACATctaaacatgcacaaacacacacgcatgcccACACAATCTCAAGTTTACcaacacataaatacacatagCTGACAGCAAAAGTATTGCCTTTGTAGTGTATGCATGCTTACTcatgggcgtgtgtgtgtgtggggaatgGGGGATATATGTTGGTGTGCAGCACGAAAGAATGCACATATATACGTTGATAGATTGGTGTTGGAAGAAAGTGAAGGAAACTTGAGTTAATGTCCCTGAAAGATGCCTCTTTTGCACTCAAATATCAAACTTTGAAACCTATTCAACTTCCCTGGTCACATGTTCAATGTATGTAGGGGAGGTAAATGGCTAGCCCAAAAACAGCCACCAGAATGCTTTTACTCCAAGTTCCTGTAACCATCATCATGGGTAAGAAACAGTCACAAAAAGGCTTGAAAAATAAGATGTTTGGGTTTATGCTAAGAAAGGGTGGCTGGTTGTTACGTTAATTTCTTGGCTTTGGCATAGAGCGCATCCACAACTTTTCCCATGCTGTGTATAGTCTCCAAGGCATTTTCATATGTCTTGTCAGCTGCCACTTCTTCAAAAACAATCAGAACACCAGCTCCTTGGTCAAGAATTCCTTAAAATcagaggggagaaaaaaataattctcatAATTCAATACTCAAAAGATCAAAAttatgttacaaaatataataacaagATTTGGTCATGTCTATCTCTATATGCGGTGACAAGCtgaatgcacacatgcaaaaatTTGGTTAGTGagctttttcttcaaaattccTAGATTCCTGTGTAAGTGTTTCCatatcaatattattttacacaGAAGCAGCCAAAACATCAGCTCTTGTAATGCGCAGAAAGTGAAATCCTCAGGTCTAAAGAAGAAATTTCTTTCAAGGCACATTTAACTAAAATCtctttataatcattttaacatttttaaataaactcaCCATGAAATTTCTTATCAAGTATCATCTGTGACAATTTCTTTTCCACTGCATCCTGAAACACATTATTCTCCATATTACTCAGGAAAAGTGAAAGTTCATCTAAATGGATCAATTAAAGATATCAGTAACTTTCAGAGCACATTTGAGTCaggaatatttatattataaatcaCCAATGGTGAATGCTCTAAAGCCAACAATGAACAAATACTCACCATAGGCAGCTTGATCAGATTTGCAATATGTTGCACCTGAATAACAAGAAGCAAACTGTTTGTCactgtttttcatcttttgcaGACTAGCCCTGCTTCTCATATTTTACACCCATCTACCAAAAGCCTCAAAACTGCCTCTATGTGATATATTTATAGGTGTACATTCAGCATTTTCGAATGCAAGACTGCAATAAAATAGTCATTTctcatgcgcgcgcacacacacacacacagatgaagtTATGTCCAGAATGATGGTAGCATATAAGTGTAATAGGATATCCATTTCAGTATTACTAACAGATAGAACAGGACAGTTACTAAACCATTTGTAGACATCACACTTTTACATATAAACAATGACAAAGCCAATTTCTGAAAAACGATGGTACAGACCTGGACCTTGGAGAAGGGCTCGATAATGCGGCACAGATTCTGTTCCAGCAGGTTGTCATAAAGTGTCTTCAAATGGGCATTAACAATGGGATCCTCAGCTAGCTGGTTTTTATAGGTGGAAAGAGTCTAAGGAAAAATGAAGTGgaagcaaaatgaaaacaacgAATTTACTATCACTTTTGTACAAGACATATAGTCTACAGTGATAATTGCTGTGGACATCACATTATCTCTTTTAAAGATGTTAAGATTAAATTAgtctaacaataataatgaaaaaaacaagcatCCCTCCTGCTCTCCAAACCTGCCCTTTCCAGTAAAAGATTTTGGAGAGCACTGACTGGAGAGAGCatatgcaaaatattctttgttgCTTGCTACAGACATCTATTTCaacattaaatttctttttattctatattCAATATTATTCATTTTCTGTCGATAGAATAAGCTATCCTTCTGACATAATCAAAGAGTAATTGCAAATTAGTTATGATGGGAAGTGGCATGCATTTCAGGACAGCAATGTGTTACAGAACACTGCCTCACCTTCTGAAAGTCAGCAAGAGAGCGCTTGTGGCTAGCTTGTGCAATGCTCTTCATGGCTTCCACCTCTGGTCCTGTGTACTTTAAGGCTAGCTTACCACTCACAATGGCGTGGACCTCATCAGCCCTATTCACAATCAAAAAGCAATTCTTTGAAGGTCATTGCTCAGCAGGGAAAAAGTTAATCTCATATGATTAGCATGATGAGAATGTTCAAGGATGTCTTCCTTTATATGTATTGACTATTCATTTATGACTATTTTAAGTACTTTCTCCTCTAAATAATCACTTCTATATACAGTGCACCTTATAAAAAGTAAAGCATGCTCCATTTACAAGCATGCCACATCTTGTTTCAAATACTAAGCTCTGATTATAAGCCTATTTAAGTTTGATTGGGATAGGCAGAGATGGgggtattggtgttttacgccgagccagcaactaaaactatatcatggcaaggcagccagccctgtaagaacagcatgtctgagacaagagctgaacccaggacagtcaaccttcactgtattggtgacaggggCGAACCGCTGCGCCACCAGACTACTCAACAAGTAGGGGTAGAGCTTATACAGCAAGTCCCTATACTAGCATGTTGAATTATCACTACCTTAAATGCATGTAAAGCACCTCAATGGAATAAGGGGGATAACTATTATTAAACACCATGTGGCAAAAATGGAGGTGTGATCATTTCTTCAACTACAAGATATGACTAAATTTAAACAGTTCTTACAGGTTCAGCATAATTTTACACATCAGCATGTACTTAAGAGCTGTCACTGCTTTAGGGCTGTCTATTGAGTCATAGCCCTCGAAAGCCTCATAGAAATATGAGTATGCAGTTTTAAAATCTCGCTCATCTGCTGCATGGAGTACACCTGTAACAAGAAAGTTAAAACATTCAGTAGACTGTTACATGTCTTTTATTTGATACTCCTAGGTTTTCATTTCcacaaaaagattttaaaaaatcaaaacaaaaatgatctttcttttacaaaatatttatctcaaGCTAAACTTTAGGTAAACTACATCTGCAAGTCATGCAGTCCACTTTctctctgatttgttttttctctaGGCTAATcatgttaattttaatttaacattatCATCCAGCTATCCCTCCACCTgccaaaacagaaaacaatattataCTAGAAATCTGTCAGGAAGCATGGTAAATAGTGCTTTCTAAAATGCCTCTAGCTTCAAATCTAAACTACTTTGAAAACAAAGTGTATCCATATTGCAATTACTATGGATAAATGCTTATGGATATATATAGTCCACTCTCTGGCATTTCATCGCTTGAAATCAATTTGAGGTTcaattaggaaaaaaattacaaaaacaaaaagcaaacaagcatCTCATTTCTTGTTCTCAGCTGAGATTAGACTCAAACACTTCAATTGGCTTAGGTAGGCATTCAGTAGGCATTATATTCTTATAATGATGACTTTTCCAAATATTTGCAAGGAACAACTGTATTTTTTCATAAAGGGCAATAATCAGTTCAAATGTGCTTATTAACAATGAGTTGTATGCTTAGATGTGAAGTATGGTATGGTTAGATCTTAAGTattgttatacatttttttcccagcaGTTCAACATCTTTTGCACTAGACGTAActaaaaacggaaaaaaaattGGGAAGCTGTAAAATGCACTACCTTTTAAAGACAGAAAGCTCGTCAAGTATGATATCATAAATAAGCTCATGTCATAATCCCCTGCAGTTATACAATGTACAACAGGAGCTGCCTATAACAGGCTGATACAATTGATTATTCCAAGAGACAAAACTGTCATGTAACCCTCCTTACCTGACTGCATGTCAAGAGCTGCCTGTAACTTGGGTGGACAGTAAATACCATTTGCTGTAGTTCGGCCTGATGTAAGTGCAGCCCtggatatttgtttttaaaaaagaaggaaagtttGGTAAAGACATTAAACTGCAAGAATggatagttgttttttttaaaataaataaatcaaaggtGGCCACTTCAAATTAAAACTTTCTAAATCTATATTCTTCAGATAATAGTGTGAAGAAGTTAAAGGTCAATGCCAGATCCCAAGATCAGTGCGTTTTGCTCAAGCAGTAGCACTATTGTCTGTTAGAAATCTATAGCCTTGATTAAGCAGGAATTCTCCAGTGCAACTGGATTCAAAGCAAAGTCTTACTGGATTAAAGGTTACTTGGGTAAGAGACTGGAAATGCCTCTCCCCAACCAAAAATACCTTATGTATCATGGTCTTTCTTAAAGGAGGTGAAAGGACATAAATCCTTCTCAAACTCACATATGCACAATATATTTACCTGGCTTTCGGAAGGTTTCCTAGAGCATGGTAAACTTTGCTTTCAAGTAACTGAACTTCCACGAGCAGTGCTTTGTCGTCCAATTTCTTCAGTTCACGTAACAAACTGGAtcctttcacacacaaaaaaccagtAGTTTATAAAATTAGAACATACATCCAACTACATAACATACTTGCAAATCctttctgagtttttttttcaaaagacaagtacagaacaaaatgtatatatttttagagATGTTTACATACTTATTAGCAAAAAGAAGTGAGCCTTTGAATCGATGAAGGAATATTGTGCTTACCAAGAGCCAATGCCTCCTGATAATTTTGGGTATCGAAGTACAGGGAAACAAGACGAGCCTGCATTTCAAACAGACAAGGATACAAGTATGAGAATGCCTCAACATCAGATAAATCATCAGAAAGTATGCTAAATAACCCCATTACCTCAGTATCAATCAAAAAGGACACTCTACAGGCTAAGTATACTCTTCTACATATTTAGTTCCTTGTCATGTCAAATGTTTGATGgcattttttactttaaatacaTATAACAGAAGCCAGTCTTTTACTCAATGCATACTGATCATTTCTCCTTCTAAGCCACCAAGTTTACAGTTTCCCAACAAGTTTtctgatccttttttttttttaatgtgacagcCTTTTCTTTTAGAAGGAACAATCAGACAATATCATTTACTCTGGCCTGCAAGTGGAAGGTGATTTTAGTGATGTATTCTCAAAGACCTAGGCTCTAGTTCAGCAGTTTAGCAAACTAATTTGGACATGCTGCTAGAGTTGTACATCTTGATTGTGATTGCATGTGTAAAAGTGAGCTGAAGATTATTGTTGTGCACAGAGAAAACAAGAGATTTTATACATTCACATGACTGAAGCATCTCATGGAGGATGCAAATCTGAAATCCtgtaaatataaacttttaGTACAGACCATTGCACTCTTCTCTAACATGGCACACCTTAAATCCGCAAGgactattttttgtaaatatagtCATGCAGCATGGGTGTGTTCCGCCAACCAAACCATACCCACACTCATTTTCCCATCAACAAAACacgtaaatatttaaaagacttGTACTAAAGCTTTACCTCTAATGCCTGACGCAAAAATGTTCTGTTTTCATCTTGCGCCCAGGCAATACATTCCTTGCACAATTCAATCTGtggataaagagaaaaaaggtaCATGCTAACCCACAAACTTTTCTCAAGATCAAGCAGTAATAAATAGTAGAATTCAAAATCAACGGAATTACAGTTAGactgaaaatgtatttctgttcATCATCAGTGGCACTCCCACATTCATCTTTCATATTTattcacacaccacacacacatttatttaaatacacCATTACAGTttcttaagtaaaaaaaaaattgctttaataaAACACCTATTTAACAAAAGCTTAGTTCATCCTGCAAGTGAATGCATGATATTCAGTTTCTGTGCACTAGtatgaatgttttcattcttATGCTTATAATGAAAAAGCCTCTGAAGCCTTGTGATTATTGCTCTCATTTTTAGAGCAAAGATCACTAGTTCATGGATAACTCAGGTCAGACACCAGAAAATGTCCTCTATCCAGCTATCAGTAACAGACATATATCAAGGATAGTATACTGATAGCAATTGAATGACAGGGTTGGAATCCACAttccaattttattattttcaatataagGCCATCAGATAGTTTCCCTTTTTATGTTGgggaaaaggaaataaatctttattaaacACAAAGTGGTTATTTGTTAATGTATACAAAACgtacacagacatttaaaaagcaaTACTAGAACTGGTCTTTATGCAGTAAGTCATGACAAACAATAGGTAAGCCCCTCTCAAAAAAGTTAACACATGTTGAAATGACCAGCAATATGCAGTTAAGACTTGTACCTCTTTGCCAGTGCCAGCTTCCATATCAAGGAACATGTCGACAAGGGAACGCACCAGCTTAGCAGCCTTAGCTTTGCTGACCATGCCAAGAAATGGACGCACAAACTTGATCAGCCCTGCCAATTCTAAAAAGGGATTTGCATGTCAGTGAAAGCAATACACCAATCTTGGGCATGATTCTGGTGGAaaatcccttcataccttcattcATTGCTtcacattctactcttgtacctcaacTTTATGTTCTTCAGTCCCTATACTTACCTCACtatccactggctgttatctttatcattattggtctgcacatAGAGTGCTATCTTCGTCATGATGCTGCATGTTcccaatattattattagactTCTTTAAATATAGCAGAACAGGCAAACTACAGTGGTAGTAATAAAGGATGCTTGTATTGCACGGAATCTCACCAAATGGATAGGTTCCCTGCACTTCAGTGCTAAACATAAATACTGCAGCATAGGGAACACTAGAGAGATCAGAATAATAGAGAAATTAAAGCCGGTGTGTCTAATCGCAATTGTAAATCACCAATTACTCTGTGTGGTGTAATAATGCACAGTTCACAGTTTCAGAATCAGAGGTCCGAGGGTCACAAGTATGTGATGGCCTACTTTTCTGCATTAAATCAGCTAAATTCGTTTTAAACATATAATATTCTTATAAGTCTTATGATAGTAAAAGGCCTCACCTAAGTATCTAAAccattttgaatatttattgtACTGAATTTGCTTTGTTTGGTTCTGGGCATACTATTTGCTGATGCTTATTGAAGTTTCCTCTGCATATTACAATTGGGAGTCAGATACTGCTAGAACTTGCACAAGTTGAGGAAAAGGACATAGCTGTACTTTCTGAAGTTATCAGTCAAGCAGATGTTCAAGGTAACCACTTTAAGCATAATGCCACATTCATCTTTGTTGTCGAGAAGCAGCATGTGTAAAAGCAGAGAAATTAAAATTGTGATTATTTCACAGTTTATGGGACCCCTGTCCCTTATTTTTAGTGTGGCACATATTGTTATtcatgaaagtaaaattaaacatataaaCTTATGATTATTCTTTGCTGAACTATCCATTTCTTtcagaaaagtttgaaaaaaggCTACCCTTAATTATACATCTATAACTGGAGATTACAACTGATAGCAAGTTCAGTTcagaatataaatttttatcttaaatattaatttcaaaCATATAAGcaagtcaaacaattttttgtctCCAAATAACTAATCAATGAACATACACTAAAAAGgattaatgcaaaaaaaaaattgtaggaaattttaagttttgttcAGATTGGTGACATATAGTAAGCCTTTCCCATGTTCTTTCCAATTTACACTCCTTCAATATGAATATTAACAGCATTTCATAGTAACTTTGTGATCTTTACTTCTTTAAAAGGTAAGTGATTAATGAAAAACTTACCTGTAGCTTGTTTTGTCTCTGCAAAGAGATTGCCAATCTCCAGAATGGCTTGCTCTTTGATTCTAATTGCCTCATCATCCAATGTTTTTACTTCCTGTTTGACTGCaggcaaaaaataaatgtagaaaatatgatGTAATATGATGTAGTAATGTCAAAcagaaaattacataaaaatttgTCTATGGTCTTACAATCTACAACTTCCTTAAGTCAAAAACTAAAGATATTAGCTCCTCTTCACACTCCTCCTCTCTTAGACACACATGTATAATCATATGTATAAAGATTCCCATAAACACAGTATGCTCTCCCCTAAATAAactacttttttccccttctacttcttctctttAACTGAATCATTTTGGAAGGTTGCTGTCACAGTAGCTGTCTTGGCAATAAGCCTTTATCACAAAACATCACTTTCAGCattttacataaacaaaaatgttataatcATAATTGCATctcaacaaaatataataaacagtaAGGGTATTGTCAGAACAGTAACATGTTTAGGACCAGTAGTAAAGTCATTTGTTGAAAAATGGAGTTGatgatgaaaactttttaaagatgacaaaatCTGAACGAGGCTTTCAGTAtgtatgaaacatttttgtatgaaacaaagcttctatttttgttttagtgtatctgctgatataaaaaaaattctaattaacTGATTCAATATagatgaaattaaagaaatcgACCCTTCTTAACATTGTGTAAACTATATAGGAAGAGttaaaaagcaagaacaaaatatctttctaaACACTATTCAAACACTTTCAAATTCAGGAAGGTAACAGTAAAGAGACaataggatgaaaaaaaaaacttgcctgaacaactgttgacaaataacaaatgaccaactttattaattataactaagaaagtgtgctcagttacaaaagttACCAAaaaagtgctagttacaagaaaTGGATAATGCAAGTGGTGCATCAAAGcaagacacaaaaaaatgcagccGTATGTCTAAaaccatttttatgacatgcCTGCAACATAACACACCTACGCCCACATATAACTGACTATGGTTGAGCAGCTAGACTGCAAAAGGAGCAAATGATTTCAAGTGCTTAATACTTCTGCACATATGAATAGCATAATGTCTAAGTAcactaaataaaacaattactCCTGCTATGACGTGTTCTGCTATAGACAAAATGCTGACAACTTTTCCAAAAATTTgctaatcataaaaataaagctaATTTCTATGCCTGACACTTATTACCCTAAAACAACTACATGTATGGACAATATTGTTCAAACTGTTCTTAAAGCAGACTGCAAAACCATAATACACACtgcaaaatgaaaagtttttaatgaatgactgataacaTGGCTAACGATTGCTgttttgacttttaaaaaaaaaatttcagcttTTGAAGAAGGTACACTTTTTGCTAACCAAGTTTATCAATATGTTCAGTGTTTACATCCCATTTAATcttgcaatcaaaaacagtgcCTAAGTAATAATTACCTGAAAGAGTCTCAACAGGTTTATCATGCGTCATTCTgctaaaaaaatgaagatttacTATCTACTTCAACTAcctctttttatatataaccGCTAAATAACTGATCGCTTCGACAAGTTTTCATCTATGAACTGAATATACGGCATGACGGCGGTTGGTCAGGTAGAACACACGACTTGAAAGCATGACAAAGCCATTTCGAAAGCAACGACGCAAAAACAGTAACTCTTCAAACGCTAGATTGATCATAGGTttctattaaataaaaaacaagtttGTAACTTTACCAATTTTTGACAGAAGCTCTGAGGCATGAATCTTATTAGTTTTTCGAAGATCAACTGCTCGCTGAAGCATCACGTCGGTAGCCGCCATGTTGTTGATGGTAGTTATCGAAAAGTCTCGTTCAACCCAAGTTAATTCCTTttgtaaaacatgaaaaatataaaaatgcccAAATTAACTGCTAAATTTCACTATATTTtcaccttatttatttttttattattattgagatgtCTCACAACATGTAAAAGACGAAGTAAAGGTCAAGGTCGTCATGGTCCACAGCAGCGGAGGGCCTGTTTTGTTCAAATGCGAAATTACGCAGGGTATTTGACAAAAGgactgtatgtgtgcgtgtacacAACtcggttcgatacctgtgtggCACAGCATACTTTTTCCACTTGTCTTAACTGTGGATGGTTGAGCGTTTACATAATTTGGTTACCTTGGATTACAGTATATATAACTAATGGAAAATATGAAATCTCGACCTGTGGGATTCAAATGATACTATATCATGTTTAAGATTTTGATGAAAGTTCAGGAGATTTGTAAGAAACAATGGAGAGAAAATTACTAataacagaaatgaaagaaatactTCTTTTATCGTACAATTAATTAATAGCTCTCATTAATTTACACTGTAAATGGCCCACACAAATTCCTATTAAAGTCAATGAACGCCACATACAATTTACCGTTCATTGATAATTTTTTGTATACATTCCAACAgttaaaaaagtttcaaaagatCCAAAATCTAAGCAGCGCAAGATGGTGCATAGATCGCTAGTTGACAATGTATATATgctctttaaaaacaaaagggaGACACAGATCGCGATGCAGACGACAGATGACAAAGACGAAAAGTGATGGAAAATAGATAAACTCCatcatttgcaaacatttggatatatctaaatatatatataggcaagGCCCGACCGAGAATTCACATATTACCTGTGCACAGAGGTGCATGCTTCTTTGGCCTGACTAAAATCCCCATCAAGAGATAATAATGTAATGTGAAATTATAACGTGCTGCATCATTGCTCTCTCTGcccagaccagtaatgataaatgaaagataacagccagtgggcagtgaggtacgtatataGGGACACCGAAGAGCATAAAGATGTACAAGAACAGAACGTAAAGCAGTGGATCAAGTATGAAGAGATATATATAGTGTGAGATGGCGTCGTTACCTAAAGATTAGCATGGCAGTATGGCCAGAGAAttaatagtaattcagggatagtactttgtaaAAAGATGTTTTCGGAGAGCGTTTAAATGTAGCctaatgtatgtttgtgtttagaaACTAATTAaggctataataataataagttgaaTTTGTATAACGCTTTTTTCCCCGCCATTTTAGGCATTCTTAAAGcgcatactaaaaagaaaaaaacccacaaacaatAAGAACggaaaaaaacagttgtagagTCACTATAGATGTGTATTGGTGTCCTCTGAGATGGTAACGCCAGCTCCACTACTGTTATTATTCAGATGTTTCTTTAGTGGAACAATCCTATAGGCACAGCTCGAACCTTGAAATGTTCAGAAGAATAGGAAAATCTCATCAGGCCTTGCAATGGTCGAAGCTCTGCAGTTTCAGAGGCAAGAATAAGAAGTGTTGTACCATTGTTGACAGATATAGAAATAATTCCATTCTGACAGGTGTCTCGCCCAAACAGATGCGCCGACCCATAGAGGAGGAAATGAACTCTGGATCGCCACAGTTTGCCATCCTCTCCTTTGAAACGTTCAGGTCGGAGTCTGTCGGGGTCACCCCAGGTCTCTGGAGCTCTCAACATAGAATCCAGGTTGGGAATGACTAAAGTGCTTTTAGGGATCGTGTATCCTTCAAACTCCATGTCATATTCAGGGGCATGCGGCAAACTTAGTGGTGCAGTGTTGATGTAGCTGATCTTCCGgagttgatgatgatggggttttataacgcgcaaaatccgtatcatggagaaacgctcaatgcgccgaaagtttacataaaagtacaccaataaaatCCACATATAGTATGCAGAGTTCATATAGTATGCAGAACGACAGATATGAGAAACATatgcttatcaagagacatgccagcagacattatgtaacctgtTGAAGTAGCAAAAGGAATATCGGCATCGCCTACCCTAACAGATACAGGCAGTGATCgagattctcaaccttttttcGCGACTGTACCCCCAAAGGGTGAACGCATGTCCGCGGGTACTCCTGGCGCGTTAcagtacttattttcataatagCCAGTGCTTATAGTTATATGTCGTTGCGGCCCTATATTGCTCCTCAaaagagcaacaaggaataaactaatttaTGTCGCTGCGTACCCCAGCATAACCATTGCCGTACCCCTAGGGGTACGCGTGTCACCGGTTGAGAATCGTGGCCATAGACCATGACGTCATTTGTAGCCGTCGTCAAAAATGACGTCAACCGTCG
This sequence is a window from Pomacea canaliculata isolate SZHN2017 linkage group LG5, ASM307304v1, whole genome shotgun sequence. Protein-coding genes within it:
- the LOC112565394 gene encoding 26S proteasome non-ATPase regulatory subunit 11A-like, which gives rise to MAATDVMLQRAVDLRKTNKIHASELLSKIVKQEVKTLDDEAIRIKEQAILEIGNLFAETKQATELAGLIKFVRPFLGMVSKAKAAKLVRSLVDMFLDMEAGTGKEIELCKECIAWAQDENRTFLRQALEARLVSLYFDTQNYQEALALGSSLLRELKKLDDKALLVEVQLLESKVYHALGNLPKARAALTSGRTTANGIYCPPKLQAALDMQSGVLHAADERDFKTAYSYFYEAFEGYDSIDSPKAVTALKYMLMCKIMLNLADEVHAIVSGKLALKYTGPEVEAMKSIAQASHKRSLADFQKTLSTYKNQLAEDPIVNAHLKTLYDNLLEQNLCRIIEPFSKVQVQHIANLIKLPMDAVEKKLSQMILDKKFHGILDQGAGVLIVFEEVAADKTYENALETIHSMGKVVDALYAKAKKLT